The genomic segment CCGGTTCATAAGTCGTGAGGGCAATTCACGCAGGCCGATGGCTAGTCGTACAAGAGGATCGTGTTGCGCACGTTGGCGAGTAACGCAATCCAGAATAACGTTCGCCGGGGCGTTTACGAGGGCAGTGTGTCGCTCGCGGAAATCATAATGAGGCAGAAAAACGTCGATCAGAGGCATTTATATTTTTCCGCTCGTCTGCAATTCAATCCACGAAGAAAATTGTTTGCCATCCACACGTCGATTGTCAGCGATCTAGGCGTCCGTGTCGACGGGCCGTTCATGGCCGGTTCCGGTCACGCGAGGAGAGGGCGCCAGCCGGAGCTTCCCAGCCCCGGAGCGGGCGCCCCGCACCGGCACCGGCGGTGCCTGCGTGAACGAGTTGGCTACTTCACCGGAGTCAGGACTGGCGCGCCCTTGTTCTTGAGCAGGAGCACGACGAACTTGGCTGGCCGTGTGGAACTGGCGTTGCGCCCGACAGTATGGATATCGTCCGGGCCTTCGTGGAATGTGTCCCCGGGCTTGAGGGTCACCTCCTTTCCACCCTTGAGGCCCATGACAATGCTTCCCTCGAGCACATAGACGAAGGCATGTGCGTCATGGCGATGTACAGGATCGACCGAGCCAGGCGGATATTCCACGACGATCATCTCGACTTCCTTGCCCGGATACTCGGGCAACGGTTCCGAGCGCAGCGGCGTGACATGGGCTTGCGGTGCGGCCATGGCCGGTTGCATGGCTGTGAGGCAGGGCAACATCAGGGTTGCCGCCAACAACCCGATCGCTTTCATGGCGTTACTCCCCTCGAGCCTGCGCCAGCCACTGATCGAGACCGATGCGGCCGATCCGCGCGTCGCCGAGCGGCACGAGCGACAGTTCGTCGACGTGGCCGCCGTAGTACCGCGCATCGCGATCCGTCACGACCGGGCGAGTGTCGCCTACCGATTTCAGGTAACGCGCGATGATCTCCGCAAAGGGCGCACGATCCGGGCCGGCGATGTCAATGGTGCCGTTCAGTGGCGCCGCGAGCGCGACCTGCGAGAGGATGGCCGCGATGTCGTCCGCGGCGATCGGCTGGAACAGCCCGTCGCCGACGCGCACGGTGCCGCTCTCCGTGCTGAAATCCGCGATGCCGCCAATGAATTCCATGAACTGCGTGGCGCGCACGATCGTGTATGGCACGCCGGCCGCTTCTATCGCCTCTTCCTGCGCGACTTTGGCGGTGAAATACGCATTCTCCGGCATGCGGTCGGTGCCGACGATCGACAGCGCGACGTGATGGCGCACGCCCGCGGCCACTTCTGCTTTGCCGAGATTGCGCGCCGACGTACGGAAGAAGTCCAGTACCGCCTGTGGCTCCCATGATGGCGCGTTCGTCACGTCCACCACGACGTCCGCGTCGATGAGAGCGTTGCTCAGGCCTTCTCCCGTCACCGAGTTGACGCCGGTGCGCGGGGATGCGGCGATCGCCTGATGGCCTGCCTCCCTGAGCAGGGTGACAAGACGTGAGCCGATCAGGCCCGAACCACCGATTACGACGATCTTCATGGCAGTTTTCTCCAGCTGAGAGTAGATGAAACGCGCGGAGCGCTTGGTGCGGCGGCATCGCGTGAAAAGTGCCAGTCACCGTTGCCTTGCCTGAAGTCATTGTGGAACTATCATGCCCTATACAATAGGGCCAAGAACTAACGATATGACTAGTCCAAGTTATTGCTGTGCTTCCTTGCCGGCAAGCCTGCCATGACCGCACCCGCATTGGCCATCGAAATCGATCGCCGGAGGTCCTTGCCGATCTATCTGCAGATTTGCGAGCGTTTCAGGACGGCGATCGCGGCAGGGCATCTGCGCCCCGGCGATCGCGTGCCCGCGCTGCGCGGCCTCGCCACGCAACTGAATACGGCGCGAGGCACGGTCGAACTGGCCTATACGATACTTGTCGACGAGGGCTATCTGCAGATGCGTGGTGCGGCGGGCACGTACATATCGCCTTCGCTACCGGCGTCAGTGGTCCGTTCGACACGTAGACAGGACCGCCAGAACGCGCCCGGCGCGCGACTCGCTGAAGGGGCGGACGCGGCGAAGGCGCCGGAAGCGTCTGATCAGCCCATGCCGCGCCAGTTGCCGATCAGCGTCGCCATGAGCGGCGAGCCGCGGCCGTTGCAGCCGGGCCTGCCAGCGCTCGACGCGTTTCCGCGCAAGATATGGAGCCGGCTGGTTTCACACCGTGCGCGCAGTGGCGAACGCACGATGCTCGCCTACCCGGATCCGGCGGGCTATCGGCCACTGCGCGAACACATTGCCACCCATCTGGGTCTGTCGCGAGGCATAACATGCCTGCCCGAGCAGGTGTTCGTTACCACTGGCTACCGCGCGACGCTCGAACTCGTCTTGCGCAGTCTTGCGAGCCCGAGCGATCGCATATGGTTCGAGGATCCCGGCTATCTGCTCGCGCGCAACTTTCTGGCCGAGACCGGTGTGCAACTCGTCCCGGTTCCCGTCGATGACGAAGGGATCAATGTCGAACGCGGCATGGAACTGGATCCCGAGGCGCGCTTCGCACTGGTCACGCCATCGCATCAGAGCCCGCTCGGGCATACGCTGTCGCTCGCCAGGCGTATGACGTTGCTAAGCTGGGCGGAAAAGGCGTCTCGCTGGATCATCGAAGATGACTATGACAGCGAGTTCCGCTATCTGGGCCGGCCATTGCCGGCCCTGAAAAGCCTTGACCGGCATGATCGCGTGCTCTATTGCGGCACGTTCAGCAAGGTGATGTTCCCCGGTTTGCGGCTCGCATATGCGGTGGTGCCGGAGCGCGCGGTCGAGCGCGTTACGCGGGTAGCGTGCAGCATGAATGCCGGCTCGCCGACGCTACTGCAGGCAACCCTGGCGGATTTCATTGAACAAGGGCATTTCGCGCGGCATGTGAAGCGGATGCGGGCTTTGTATGCACAGCGGCGCATGCTGATCTCGCACGCGCTAAAGGATGCATTCGGCGAGCGGATGAATGTTGAATTGCCACCGGGCGGAATCCAGTTCGCGGTGCAATTCGCCGATGGCGTCCATGGCCCCGTCGATGATGTTGACGTTGCCTGGCGTGCTCGGCAGGCTGGGCTTGCGGTGCTGCCACTTTCGATCTGGTATGCGAACGGCCGTCTGCGGGGAACACCGCGCGGCCTCGTGATGGGCTTCGCGAACATCCCCGATGCGGGCGAAGCGCACCGTCTCGCGCGTACGTTGCGCGCATGTCTTGATGGCTGACGTGTGGGGCACGTACATGCCTGCTCTGGGTCCAGGGCGACTGCCGCCCATGAGTGTGCGGGTGGCAACGGGCGGCTACCGACCCCTTCCGGTCGTTCTCGACCGGAGTACGAACGACTGAGGTACTGTGCAATGCGGTCATCGCGGCCAATCGACTCAGTTCCTTGGCGTTATTGGCGCCGGATAATTTCGGCCTGTCGGGACCGTGGTAACAACAGACCCCGAACGACGGCCTATGGGGTTCGCGTAGTATCTTGCTACGTTCATGACCGTGATCGCCCTTGTGCAAATCCGTGGCGCGATTGCACGCCGAGATAACACACCATGCGGATTCCTCCAGTGAAGGCCATCATCGCCTTCGAAAGCGTTGCCAGGACCAAGAGCGTCAGCCGTGCATCGGAGGAACTGGGCCTGACGGCGTCCGCCGTCAGCCATCAGATCAGCAACCTCGAGGAGTCGCTAGGCCAGGCGCTCTTCTTCCGTCAGGGACGTGGACTCGTCCTGACGCCGGTGGGCGAGCAGTATCTCCGTGACGTTACCGGAGTACTCGCTGACCTGAATCGCGCGACGGAGCGTGCCTCCAGCCCGGCCAACATCGAGATCCTGCGGGTCCATTCCAGTCCCAGCTTCGGACTGATGTGGCTGTTGCCGCGGCTGGAGTCATTCCAGGCCGACAACGGTGATATCCAGTTGAACTTGTCCTGTTCCTATGAAGACGTTTCCTTCACCGGCGGGTACTACGACGTGGATATCCGCCACGGTTATGCGCATTGGCGCGATGTCGAGATCAAGACCCTGCGCCGCGAGACCATTGCCCCGCTCGCGTCCCCGGCGTACCTCGACAAACATCCCATTGCCTCGCCGTCCGACCTGCTCGCGCAGCGGCTCATCTATTCGGAAACCCCGCTTGTTCAATGGCAGCAATGGCTTGCCAGATTCGGCGTCGCGGCGGGCCGCAAGACCTTCGATTTCACTTTCGATCGCTCCTACATGTCCCTTGAAACCGCGGCGCTGGGACTGGGCGTGGCGCTGGAAAGCACGCTGCTGGCATCGGTCATGATTCGCAAGGGTGAACTCGTGCCAGTGTTCGACGACGACCTTGCCATCGAAGTTGGCAGTCACCACCTCGTCTATCCCCGGCAGAACGCTGACCTGCCGCGCGTGGCGCGCTTCCTAGCCTGGATGGATCGCCAGTTGCCGAACCCTCGCTGAGCAGAATTGGCGTGATTAAATGCCTTATGCGCAACTCAGCGGAGTGTGCGTCGTTCCTTTAGCTGAAAATTTCTCAGCAATTGCTGAATCAGACTGCGTTGATCGGCAGGCCGCCAGCGACAAAACTCGACCTAACAAAATTCAATGTCGAAGGAGACAAAGATGCTGGTCGAGAACAATGTAGTCATCATCACTGGCGCGGCCTCGCCGCGCGGCATCGGCAAGGCCACCGCCAAGGCCTTCGCCGCGCAGGGCGCCACCGTGGTCATCCTGGACCTGCGCCTGGAAGACGCCCAGGCCGCCGCCGGCGAGTTGGGCGACCAGCACCTGGGCCTGGCCTGCGATGTGACGGACAAGGCCGCTTGCGAGCGTGCGGTGCAGGCAGTGCTGCAGCGGTACGGGCGCATCGACGCCCTCGTCAATAACGCCGGCATTACCCAGCCGGTGCGCACGCTGGATATCCAGGCCGCCAATTACGACGCCGTGCTCGACGTGAACCTGCGCGGCACCCTGTACATGTCGCAAGCGGTGCTGCCGCAGATGCGCGCGCAGCAGCGCGGCAGCATCGTGTGCATGTCGTCGGTCTCGGCGCAGCGCGGCGGCGGCATCTTCGGGGGCCCGCACTACAGCGCCGCCAAGGCCGGCGTGCTGGGGCTGGCGCGGGCCATGGCACGCGAGTTCGGGCCGGACGGCATTCGCGTCAATTCGATCACCCCAGGCTTGATCCAGACCGACATCACCGGCGACAAGCTCACGCCCGAGATGCGCGCCGACATCATCAAGGGCATCCCGCTGGGCCGCCTGGGCAACGCCGCCGACGTGGCCAACGCCTGCGTGTTCCTGGCGAGCGACATGTCCGCCTACCTGACCGGCATCACGCTCGACGTCAACGGCGGCATGCTGATCCACTAAATTCAAAAGAAGCCGCCCGACAGAGGCGGAACCTTCAATAGCCGGGGCACCGCAGCGCGGCGCCAACAGGCAGGAGACAACCGATGAAGACCAAATACGCGGCTTCGCCCCTTGGCGGCGAAGCGACGCTGCACGCCGATTCCGCCACCTTTGAGACCCGCACTTACGCCAAGGTGGTGAAGCGGCTGATCCCGTTCCTGATGCTGTGCTACCTGGGTGCCTATCTGGACCGGGTCAATGTCGGCTTTGCCAAGCTGCAGATGCTGAGCGACCTGCAGTTCAGCGAAACCATCTACGGCCTGGGCGCCGGCATTTTCTTCCTTGGCTACTTCCTGTTTGAAGTGCCGAGCAACGTAATCCTGCACAAGGTCGGCGCCAAGCGCTGGCTGGCGCGCATCATGCTGACCTGGGCGGTGATCTCGGCCTGCTTTGCCTTTGTCACTACGCCGACCCAGTTCTATGTGCTGCGCTTCCTGCTTGGCGTCGCCGAGGCCGGCTTTGCGCCGGGCGTGATCCTGTACATGACCTACTGGTTCCCGTCGGAGCGCCGCGCCAAGGCTTTGTCGATGTTCTTCATGGCGATTCCGCTGGCCGGCATTGTGGGCGGGCCGCTGTCGGGCTGGATCCTGCATGCCTTCCACGGCATGGGCGACCTGGCTGGCTGGAAATGGCTGTTCCTGCTCGAGGCGCTGCCCTCGCTGTGCCTGGGCGTGGCCATCCTGTTCTACCTGGACAACGGCATCGAACAGGCGCACTGGCTGAACGACGCCGAGAAGGCGCTGCTCAAGCGCAATATCGAAGGCGACAATGCGCAGAAGATCGAGCACATGTCGATCCGGTCGTTCATGGGCGACCGCCGCCTGTGGCTGATGGCAGCGATCTACTTCTGCGTGGTGCTGGGCCAGTACGGGCTGACTTTCTGGCTGCCCACCATCATCCGCAAGGCCGGCGTTGCCGATCCGCTGTGGGTAGGCATCTACACCGCGCTGCCGTACCTGTGCGCCATCGTGGCGCTACCCCTGGTCGGCATGAGCGCAGACCGCCGCCGCGAACGCCGCTTCCACCTGATCGTCCCAATGGTGATTTCCGCTGCCGGGTTCGCCACCTTGCCGCTGCTGGGCAGCGTGAGCGCATCGCTTGTGTGCCTGTGCATCGCCGCAGCCGGCATCCTGGCCTCATCGTCGCAGTTCTGGGCTCTGCCCACTGCGCTGCTGGGCGGCATGTCGGCCGCAGCCGGAATCGCCGCGGTCAACTGCGTCGCCAACCTCGCCGGCTTCTTCTCGCCCGCCATCGTCGGCTGGCTCAACGACCTGACCGGCAAGTCCACCGCCGGGCTGGTGTTTATCTCGGCCACCGTGGTCTTCGGCGCCATGCTGGTGTTCCTGGTCCCGGCCAGGTCCGTGAATCGCTGATGCCCCTTTCTTGAAACACCAATCGATTGCAGGAGACACCATGCAACAACCAATCACCGACAAGGCCGTGTCCTTGCGGGAACGCGCCTACCGCATCCGCCGCAACGCCTTGCTGATGGGCGAAGTCCAGGGCCAGGGCTATATCGGCCAGGCGCTCGATATCGCCGATGTGCTTGCCGTGGCCTACTTCGACGCCATGCGCTATCGCCCGGATGACCCCGAATGGGAAGGGCGCGACCGCTTCCTGCTGTCAAACGGCCACTACGCGATCGCGCTGTATGCGGCGCTGCTGGAAGCTGGCATCCTGCCTGCGGAAGAGCTGGAGACCTATGGCAGCGATGACAGCCGCCTGCCGATGTCGGGCATGGCCAGCTACACCCCCGGCATGGAAATGTCCGGCGGATCACTGGGGCAAGGCCTGACCATCGCGGTGGGCCGCTGCCTGGGCCTCAAGCGCAAGGGATCGGAAAATTTCGTCTACACGCTGTTCTCCGACGGCGAGCTGGACGAGGGTGCGATCTGGGAGGGCATCCTCTCCGCCGCGCACTGGAAGCTCGACAACCTGATCGCGATTGTCGACGTCAACAACCAGCAGGCCGACGGACCCTCCACGCAGATCATGGCGTTCGAGCCACTGGTGCCCAAGCTGGAAGCCTTCGGCTGGTTCACGCAGCGCGTGGACGGCAACGACATCGACGCCGTGGCCGCCGCCTTCCGCGCGGCGCGCGAGCATCGAGGCGCGCAGCCGCGCATGATCGTCTGCGATACGCGCATGGGGTGCGGTGTGCCATTCCTCGAACAGCGCGAGAAGAACCACTTTATCCGCGTGGATGCCCACGAATGGCAACTCGCACTGCAGGCCCTGGAAGCCGGGAGACAAGCATGAGCAATACCACCGCCACCAACGCCAAGCCGAAGCTGAAGACCTCGGCAATGATCGCGTCCATCGCCGGCGAAGGGCAGGCCACCAAATCCGCCCCTTTCGGCCACGCGCTGGTCGGGCTGGGCCGCCAGAAGCAGAACGTGATTGGCATGACCGCCGATCTCGGTAAATACACGGATCTGCATATCTTTGCGCAGGCGTTCCCTGAGCGCTATTACCAGATGGGCATGGCCGAGCAGTTGCTGATGGGTGCTGCCGCCGGCTTTGCGCATGAAGGGGCACAGCCATTCGTCACCACCTATGCGGTGTTCGCCACGCGCCGCGCCTATGACTTCATGCACCAGACCATCGCCGAGGACAATCTCGATGTGAAGATCGTCTGCGCGCTGCCCGGTCTGACCACCGGCTATGGCCCCAGCCACCAGGCCGCCGAAGACCTGGCGCTGATGCGTGCCATGCCCAACATGACCGTGATCGACCCGTGCGATGCCATCGACATCGAACAGATGGTGCCTGCCATCGCCGCGCACCGGGGACCAGTGTACGCGCGCCTGCTGCGCGGCAACGTTCCGACGGTTCTGCATGAGTACGACTATAAGTTCGAACTGGGCAAGGCTAAGCTGCTGCGCGATGGGGCCGAGGTGCTGGTGATTTCGTCTGGCATCATGACAATGCGTGCGCTCGAGGTGGCCAAGGCACTGGAGGCTGACCGCATCGGCGTGGCCGTGCTGCACGTGCCAACCATCAAACCACTGGATACCGAGACGATTCTGCACGAGGGCAAACGTCAAGGCCGTCTCGTGGTGGTGGCCGAGAACCACACCGTGATCGGCGGCCTCGGCGAGGCTGTGGCCACCACGCTGATGCAAGCGGGTGCTGTAGTGCCGTTCCGGCAGGTTGGTCTGCCGGATGAGTTTCTGGACGCAGGGGCGCTCCCAACGCTGCACGATCGCTATGGCATATCGACGAACGTGATGGCTGAATCGATTCGGCAGTGGATCAAGTAGGGATCGGGTGCGGGCGCCTTGCGCAGCTTCACTAGTACGGCGGCTTCGCAAGCACATCAAGAGGGAAGGGCTGAAGTAGAGCAGACTTCAGCCTTTCGGATAGATCGGCCCTCGCCGCTAGATTGAGACGGAAATCTGGGCGGATCGCCCGCCTGGCATATCCGTCACGCTCCAAAATGGTCTCATTCTGGATCAGCCAGGTGCCTCTTGTGACGCTTGAAATTCCGCTCGCTCGTTACTATTTTATTTTTGCTCAGGCAGTCGCGACGTCGCGCTGCGTGTTTCTGTTTGTTTGCCGGCAGCCAGGCAGGTGAATGGGAGCGCGTGATGCCCATCCCTCCTTGCTGCATTGAAGGAGGTTACGACCATGAGTGAAGCATTCTTCGGAACCGACTTGTTCAGTGAACTCGATCGCCTGCAAAGGCAAATGACGTCGCTGTTCGGCGGCTTTCCTTCCAGCATCCGCGCTGGACGCTTCGGCGCATTTCCTGCAATCAACATCGGCGCGACGGACGACTCCATCGAGATCGTTGCTTTTGCGCCCGGAGTGAAGCAGGAAAATCTCGAAGTCTCGATCGACAGGGGCTTGCTGACAATCAGCGGCGAACGCCAATCCGTCTGTCCGGACGACACGTCGGAGGCCCGACGCTACGCACAGGAGCGCTTTGTCGGCACCTTCCGCCGGGTGATCGAGCTTCCTACCGACGTAGATCCCGACAAGGTGCAAGCGCGCTACGCCAACGGCTGCCTGTCGGTCACCGTGGGCAAACGCGAGGCATCGAAGCCGCGAGCGATCACCGTCCAATAACCGGAAGGAGACTGCCATGAACGATTCTTCGCAAGTCGTCGAACGCGATCCGGGCGCCGTGGCGCAACCCAGGGACGACAAGGCCGCACAGGGCACGCGGCCCGTCACGCTACTGCCGGCGGTGGACATCGTCGAGGACAGCAGCGGCGTTACGCTTTGGGCCGACCTGCCGGGCGTGACCCGCGACAAGCTGCAAGTCAGCGTCCACGACGGCAGCCTCCACATCGAGGCGGAAGCCGTCGTGCCGACGCCGACCGGGTTACGTGTGCAGCATGCGGAAATCCGTCAGCCACACTTTGCCCGGGCCTTCGCGCTGAGTCCGGACCTGGATTCAACGCAAATCGGCGCTCAGTTGCAGGATGGCGTGCTGAAGCTGACCATTCCCCGCCGCGAGGAAGCGCGTCCGCGACGCATAACCGTCAACGTAGCGTAGGGACTTTCATGACGCGTCATGCGCCATTGCTGCCGCAGCGCATGACGCCTTCGACACTCGATGATCCTCAATCGGAGCCGCGACATGAAAACGGAACTCAAGTGGAACCCCTTCAAATTCCTGCGGAAGACAACTGCCGACAAACCGGCCGCCAGTGAAGAGGCGTCCGGCACCGTCCCACCACGGCACCGGGTGCCGGAATGGCCGGACGTCTCGCGTTTCTTCTCCGGCGATCCTTGGCGTGCCATGAGCGAATTCCTGCATGAACCTCTCGCCAACTTCAGCGGCCTGGACCGCTGGTTTGGCGACTTCAGCTCGTCGCGCTTCCAGCCTCGGATCGACGTCGTCGACGACGGCGCGGCACTTCGGATCACTGCCGAATTGCCCGGCATCGAACGCGAGGAGGTGCAGATCAGCATCGAGGATGGCGCGCTAGTGCTGAGGGGCGAGAAGAAGCAGGATGTTCAGACGGAGGAAAGCGGATGCTATCGCCTTGAGCGCGCGTACGGCGCCTTCATGCGTAGCATTCCCTTGCCGGACGGGCTTGACCTGGACAACGTCGAAGCCCGATTTGACCAAGGCGTTCTGACGCTGCGCTTGCCTAAGAGCGACACGTCATCGTCCTCCGTGCGCAAGATCAACATCCAATGAACCGCTGAGACCTATTACATAGCAGAGGCCTCTCATGGAATTCGATACTGACTGGATGACACTGGGCAAGCATCGCGTGCGGCTTTTATGCGTGCGTGGTTTTCCGACCGAAAAGACGCGCTGCGTGGCGGAGGTCGCACGGCTTGCAATTGAGCACAACCTGAGCGCGGCGGCACGCCTGCTCGAGGTAACGGCGGTCGGGGAAAGTGCCTACACGATTAGTATTGGCACGACCTTCCCCAAGGATAAAGACGCCGCCCTGCCTCTTGAGGTTGCATTGGCCACAGTGTTCGGCCTGAAGCCCGATCGGATCAGCATGGAAATCACGGTGGTCAATCAGGCCGAGGTGGACTTGCATTTCGGCGTCTACGAGCGGATGTTGGCGGAAAAGGTCGGCATCGTCGCGCCGATACATTGACTTATCGAATTGCCATGTGCTGCTGTGATCGGGTGCAATGGTTGACGGCGGCCAAGCAGAGTTCTTCGGCCCGGGAAAGTGGTGCGTCGTCATGGTCCATCTCACGGGCCGAAACCGAGTGAATCGACGTTGGGAACCGATTTACTAAAACTTTCTGATTTAAGGCGTCCGAGGCAATTTTTCGAGGAGGAAGAAAAATGCTCGAAAGATCGCAGCTTGATCAAGCAATCGATCAGATCCACGCGCTCTATGCGGCATTGAGCACGGTTTTGGCGTCAGGCCTCACCGATGAGACCAGAGGCTTCGCCGAAGAGATCTTAAGAGATGCGCGGCCATTCCTCGACGCGCAAGAGCGAAGCACTTAGGCGTATCAAACGGCCGGCGCGAGCCGGCCTTTTTTTACGGAAAGAGCCCTTGCTAGCCAGCTCGTGATCCGTCTCGAGTCCAAGGCGAGATAGGCAAACTCGGTCGTCAGGCTCGGATGCCCTTGTACTGTCGTCGCATCGGGGCAGTCAGTGCGTCGCGGGATCCCCCGCTCCTATTGGCCAGCCGGCGCCTGGTTGTTCCGAACGTTCGACGCCGCACACTGCGAGCTCGCGTGCGCTTACGCGGTGAGCCCCCCGTGGAGTCGAATCGCCTAAGCTATTGTCAGGACAACAACGCCTCGTGAAGGGATCGGTTTGTGCAATCCAGTTAGCGCCATGCTGTGCACTCATGGGCTCAGCATGCGTGCCGACTGGGCAGAACTACCTTTAGATGTTCCGTACGGAACGGGCGCAATATGCAGTGAAATTGTCCAGATTGAAATTATAAATCGGGAGGGGGACATGGTTTCCAATTCACGTTTCGTGCGCAGAGCCCTGCTGGGGCTGTTATCCAGTGTGTTGTCGGTCGTCGCGACCGCCGCCACGCCTACCGAGAACGTCCGCGATGGCAAAGAGCCAGCGCCAGATGCAGACGGCGTGATTCCACAAAAGATCGTGCACCGGACGGCTCCCCCGATAGGGGTGACCATTAATCCGTTTGGTAAGACGCCTCCGTCGGCGTCCATGGGCTACCAGCCGCCTGCCGGTGGTACGAGCTCCAACGCCTATCCGATCCAGTACTACGGCGGTCCGGTCATGGCTTCCATCAGTAAGGTGGTTCTAATCTGGTATGGCAACTGGAATCAGAGCAACAGGACCGATACTCCGACAGGACAGCAGATCATTCGGAACGCGATCTACGGCTTAGGCTACGACGCAGGTATGCAGAATAGCTATGGCTCGTATGCCGATTACTCTGGCGTCACCACTGGCGCCAATGGTATCGGCGGATTCGGGCAG from the Cupriavidus sp. WKF15 genome contains:
- a CDS encoding cupin domain-containing protein, coding for MKAIGLLAATLMLPCLTAMQPAMAAPQAHVTPLRSEPLPEYPGKEVEMIVVEYPPGSVDPVHRHDAHAFVYVLEGSIVMGLKGGKEVTLKPGDTFHEGPDDIHTVGRNASSTRPAKFVVLLLKNKGAPVLTPVK
- a CDS encoding SDR family oxidoreductase, coding for MKIVVIGGSGLIGSRLVTLLREAGHQAIAASPRTGVNSVTGEGLSNALIDADVVVDVTNAPSWEPQAVLDFFRTSARNLGKAEVAAGVRHHVALSIVGTDRMPENAYFTAKVAQEEAIEAAGVPYTIVRATQFMEFIGGIADFSTESGTVRVGDGLFQPIAADDIAAILSQVALAAPLNGTIDIAGPDRAPFAEIIARYLKSVGDTRPVVTDRDARYYGGHVDELSLVPLGDARIGRIGLDQWLAQARGE
- a CDS encoding PLP-dependent aminotransferase family protein, giving the protein MTAPALAIEIDRRRSLPIYLQICERFRTAIAAGHLRPGDRVPALRGLATQLNTARGTVELAYTILVDEGYLQMRGAAGTYISPSLPASVVRSTRRQDRQNAPGARLAEGADAAKAPEASDQPMPRQLPISVAMSGEPRPLQPGLPALDAFPRKIWSRLVSHRARSGERTMLAYPDPAGYRPLREHIATHLGLSRGITCLPEQVFVTTGYRATLELVLRSLASPSDRIWFEDPGYLLARNFLAETGVQLVPVPVDDEGINVERGMELDPEARFALVTPSHQSPLGHTLSLARRMTLLSWAEKASRWIIEDDYDSEFRYLGRPLPALKSLDRHDRVLYCGTFSKVMFPGLRLAYAVVPERAVERVTRVACSMNAGSPTLLQATLADFIEQGHFARHVKRMRALYAQRRMLISHALKDAFGERMNVELPPGGIQFAVQFADGVHGPVDDVDVAWRARQAGLAVLPLSIWYANGRLRGTPRGLVMGFANIPDAGEAHRLARTLRACLDG
- a CDS encoding LysR substrate-binding domain-containing protein, which produces MRIPPVKAIIAFESVARTKSVSRASEELGLTASAVSHQISNLEESLGQALFFRQGRGLVLTPVGEQYLRDVTGVLADLNRATERASSPANIEILRVHSSPSFGLMWLLPRLESFQADNGDIQLNLSCSYEDVSFTGGYYDVDIRHGYAHWRDVEIKTLRRETIAPLASPAYLDKHPIASPSDLLAQRLIYSETPLVQWQQWLARFGVAAGRKTFDFTFDRSYMSLETAALGLGVALESTLLASVMIRKGELVPVFDDDLAIEVGSHHLVYPRQNADLPRVARFLAWMDRQLPNPR
- a CDS encoding SDR family NAD(P)-dependent oxidoreductase; the encoded protein is MLVENNVVIITGAASPRGIGKATAKAFAAQGATVVILDLRLEDAQAAAGELGDQHLGLACDVTDKAACERAVQAVLQRYGRIDALVNNAGITQPVRTLDIQAANYDAVLDVNLRGTLYMSQAVLPQMRAQQRGSIVCMSSVSAQRGGGIFGGPHYSAAKAGVLGLARAMAREFGPDGIRVNSITPGLIQTDITGDKLTPEMRADIIKGIPLGRLGNAADVANACVFLASDMSAYLTGITLDVNGGMLIH
- a CDS encoding MFS transporter yields the protein MKTKYAASPLGGEATLHADSATFETRTYAKVVKRLIPFLMLCYLGAYLDRVNVGFAKLQMLSDLQFSETIYGLGAGIFFLGYFLFEVPSNVILHKVGAKRWLARIMLTWAVISACFAFVTTPTQFYVLRFLLGVAEAGFAPGVILYMTYWFPSERRAKALSMFFMAIPLAGIVGGPLSGWILHAFHGMGDLAGWKWLFLLEALPSLCLGVAILFYLDNGIEQAHWLNDAEKALLKRNIEGDNAQKIEHMSIRSFMGDRRLWLMAAIYFCVVLGQYGLTFWLPTIIRKAGVADPLWVGIYTALPYLCAIVALPLVGMSADRRRERRFHLIVPMVISAAGFATLPLLGSVSASLVCLCIAAAGILASSSQFWALPTALLGGMSAAAGIAAVNCVANLAGFFSPAIVGWLNDLTGKSTAGLVFISATVVFGAMLVFLVPARSVNR
- a CDS encoding transketolase, producing the protein MQQPITDKAVSLRERAYRIRRNALLMGEVQGQGYIGQALDIADVLAVAYFDAMRYRPDDPEWEGRDRFLLSNGHYAIALYAALLEAGILPAEELETYGSDDSRLPMSGMASYTPGMEMSGGSLGQGLTIAVGRCLGLKRKGSENFVYTLFSDGELDEGAIWEGILSAAHWKLDNLIAIVDVNNQQADGPSTQIMAFEPLVPKLEAFGWFTQRVDGNDIDAVAAAFRAAREHRGAQPRMIVCDTRMGCGVPFLEQREKNHFIRVDAHEWQLALQALEAGRQA
- a CDS encoding transketolase family protein codes for the protein MSNTTATNAKPKLKTSAMIASIAGEGQATKSAPFGHALVGLGRQKQNVIGMTADLGKYTDLHIFAQAFPERYYQMGMAEQLLMGAAAGFAHEGAQPFVTTYAVFATRRAYDFMHQTIAEDNLDVKIVCALPGLTTGYGPSHQAAEDLALMRAMPNMTVIDPCDAIDIEQMVPAIAAHRGPVYARLLRGNVPTVLHEYDYKFELGKAKLLRDGAEVLVISSGIMTMRALEVAKALEADRIGVAVLHVPTIKPLDTETILHEGKRQGRLVVVAENHTVIGGLGEAVATTLMQAGAVVPFRQVGLPDEFLDAGALPTLHDRYGISTNVMAESIRQWIK
- a CDS encoding Hsp20/alpha crystallin family protein, translating into MSEAFFGTDLFSELDRLQRQMTSLFGGFPSSIRAGRFGAFPAINIGATDDSIEIVAFAPGVKQENLEVSIDRGLLTISGERQSVCPDDTSEARRYAQERFVGTFRRVIELPTDVDPDKVQARYANGCLSVTVGKREASKPRAITVQ
- a CDS encoding Hsp20/alpha crystallin family protein, whose product is MNDSSQVVERDPGAVAQPRDDKAAQGTRPVTLLPAVDIVEDSSGVTLWADLPGVTRDKLQVSVHDGSLHIEAEAVVPTPTGLRVQHAEIRQPHFARAFALSPDLDSTQIGAQLQDGVLKLTIPRREEARPRRITVNVA
- a CDS encoding Hsp20/alpha crystallin family protein, with amino-acid sequence MKTELKWNPFKFLRKTTADKPAASEEASGTVPPRHRVPEWPDVSRFFSGDPWRAMSEFLHEPLANFSGLDRWFGDFSSSRFQPRIDVVDDGAALRITAELPGIEREEVQISIEDGALVLRGEKKQDVQTEESGCYRLERAYGAFMRSIPLPDGLDLDNVEARFDQGVLTLRLPKSDTSSSSVRKINIQ